From Triticum urartu cultivar G1812 chromosome 2, Tu2.1, whole genome shotgun sequence, a single genomic window includes:
- the LOC125537781 gene encoding splicing factor-like protein 1, whose amino-acid sequence MASAETLARSPSREPSSDPPRDASRDASSEPHHNGSANAAGDGDSSSRRRRRSRWEQSNDESGANSGGEGGAGGRKRKSRWAEEEPRPTIALPDFMKDFAAEMDPEVHNLNSRLLEISRLLQSGLPLDDRPEGARSPSPEPIYDNLGIRINTREYRARERLNRERQEIISQLIRRNPAFKPPADYRPPKLHKKLYIPMKEYPGYNFIGLIIGPRGNTQKRMEKETGAKIVIRGKGSVKEGKLLQKRDLKPDPSENEDLHVLVEADTQEALEAAAGMVEKLLTPVDEVLNEHKRQQLRELAALNGTIRDDEFCRTCGEPGHRQYACPNRTTTFKSEVQCKICGDGGHPTIDCPVKGTSGKKMDDEYQNFLAELGGSAPESMNKSGGPMLAITGGGGGGGGGGGGSGSNSPWAGGNGAATTGANGLKKDYDETNLYIGYLPPMFDDSGLINLFSQFGEIVMAKVIKDRNTGQSKGYGFVKYSDVSQANAAIAAMSGYHLEGRTIAVRVAGKPPQPAAPPGPPAAPVPQMYHSADPSAGGYNSQPYMGGHPPPPAPPGSYAPVPWGQPPPYASYPPPPPPGMYNPPPGQTAPHSYGMQYPPPPAPVPPPGTTSNDGAQNYPPGVTPPSSGAPTQPVPAPAYGTSGAQNMPHMYPPPPYGYAPYYPSVTPVQPPPPPPPPASVDPSQSIATAPWATHNAPPPPPPPASVDSSQSIATAPWATHNAPPPPPLPSSNDQPTPPYGADAEYDKFMSEMK is encoded by the coding sequence ATGGCTTCtgccgaaaccctagcccgctCCCCATCTCGCGAGCCCTCGTCCGACCCGCCCCGCGATGCCTCGCGCGACGCCTCCTCCGAGCCCCACCACAACGGCTCAGCCAACGCCGCTGGCGACGGCGACTcgtcctcccgccgccgccgccgcagccgatGGGAGCAGTCCAACGACGAGTCCGGTGCCAATTcaggcggcgagggcggcgcgggAGGACGGAAGCGGAAGTCGCGCTGGGCCGAGGAGGAGCCCCGCCCGACCATCGCGCTTCCGGATTTCATGAAGGACTTCGCCGCCGAGATGGATCCCGAGGTGCACAACCTCAACTCGCGCCTCCTGGAGATTTCGCGCCTGCTGCAGTCGGGGCTCCCCCTCGACGACCGCCCAGAGGGCGCCCGCTCGCCGTCCCCTGAGCCAATATACGATAACCTGGGCATCCGCATCAACACCCGCGAATACCGGGCGAGGGAGCGCCTTAACCGCGAGCGGCAGGAGATCATCTCCCAGCTGATCCGCCGCAATCCCGCCTTCAAGCCCCCGGCGGATTACCGCCCACCCAAGCTCCATAAGAAGCTCTACATCCCCATGAAGGAGTACCCTGGGTACAACTTTATTGGGCTCATTATTGGGCCCCGTGGCAACACACAGAAGCGGATGGAGAAGGAGACGGGGGCCAAGATCGTAATCCGAGGGAAGGGCAGCGTCAAGGAAGGGAAGTTGCTGCAGAAGAGGGACTTGAAGCCAGATCCCAGTGAGAATGAGGACCTTCATGTGCTTGTTGAGGCTGATACTCAAGAAGCGTTAGAGGCTGCTGCAGGCATGGTGGAGAAGCTGCTTACCCCTGTGGACGAAGTGCTAAATGAGCACAAACGACAGCAGCTGCGGGAGCTTGCAGCCCTGAATGGAACAATCAGGGACGATGAGTTTTGTAGGACTTGCGGGGAGCCGGGTCACCGACAGTATGCATGCCCGAACAGGACAACAACGTTTAAGAGCGAGGTGCAGTGTAAGATCTGTGGCGATGGTGGCCACCCGACAATTGATTGTCCAGTGAAGGGCACATCTGGGAAGAAAATGGACGACGAGTACCAGAACTTCCTTGCTGAGCTTGGTGGGAGTGCACCTGAGTCCATGAACAAGTCTGGTGGTCCGATGCTGGCTataacaggtggtggtggtggtggcggcggcggtggcggcggtagTGGTAGCAACTCACCCTGGGCTGGGGGTAATGGTGCAGCAACAACAGGAGCCAACGGGCTCAAGAAGGATTATGACGAGACCAATCTTTATATTGGGTACTTGCCACCTATGTTTGATGATTCAGGGCTGATCAACCTATTTTCACAATTTGGGGAGATTGTCATGGCAAAGGTTATAAAGGATCGCAACACAGGGCAGAGTAAAGGGTATGGATTTGTGAAATATTCAGATGTCTCACAGGCTAATGCAGCTATTGCTGCAATGAGTGGTTACCATCTTGAAGGGAGAACTATTGCAGTCCGAGTTGCAGGCAAGCCACCACAGCCAGCTGCCCCCCCTGGTCCTCCAGCAGCGCCAGTACCACAGATGTACCACTCTGCAGATCCTTCTGCTGGTGGCTACAACTCGCAGCCCTACATGGGAGGACATCCACCACCACCAGCTCCTCCAGGTAGCTATGCTCCAGTTCCTTGGGGGCAACCACCACCTTATGCTTCATACCCTCCGCCGCCACCACCAGGCATGTACAATCCTCCACCTGGCCAAACTGCTCCACATTCATATGGTATGCAATACCCACCACCACCAGCTCCAGTACCTCCACCAGGCACTACGTCAAATGATGGTGCACAGAACTACCCTCCGGGTGTAACACCACCAAGTTCTGGTGCACCTACCCAGCCCGTCCCTGCTCCAGCATATGGGACCTCTGGTGCGCAAAACATGCCACATATGTACCCTCCACCACCTTATGGTTATGCCCCATATTATCCATCTGTCACACCAGTCCAGCcgcctccaccaccacctccaccagCTAGTGTTGATCCTTCACAAAGCATTGCAACTGCACCTTGGGCCACTCACAATGCACCTCCTCCACCGCCACCGCCGGCTAGTGTTGATTCCTCACAGAGCATTGCAACGGCACCTTGGGCTACCCACAAtgcaccgccgccaccaccttTGCCATCCTCCAACGACCAGCCCACTCCTCCCTATGGTGCTGATGCAGAGTATGATAAATTTATGTCGGAGATGAAGTGA